Part of the Benincasa hispida cultivar B227 chromosome 12, ASM972705v1, whole genome shotgun sequence genome is shown below.
aaaaaagaaataaatcaaagaaaaagaaaactttaacTCAAAACTAGCCAAGAAGAACTAGTTGGCTTCCCTAACAATGACGCCAATTTGATTGGACTAAAAAGGTGTCGAATCCTTTCGAtcaaaatcaaataatatttaaaattcacaTTCTAATACTTCAACTAACAAGTTGTATCAATAGCAAGATCGGGTCAAACCAACTCGAAGCACGAAGATTAGTTCCTCAAAACTCATTTTCAGTTAAAGTGATAAATAGGGGGAGGGGAGACGAATGGTGTGGTTTGAGATTTGAATATGCATAAAAGTAAAGacatgaaagtaaaggataaaAATGCAATCAATCGAAACATTCTAGCTTAGAGGAGTAGAATTGTCCAATGTAATTTTGATCATTAAATTGTCAAATCATGATTTTAACTTCTTGCCTATGCCAAGACAATTTGATTAGAACTCTAACCAACTgtcctaattacctaattagCCAATATGAGTAGAAGAATCTATTCTAAATACTCgaattaattgcattaaagtgtAAGGATTATACTAGGATGAATGAATTAGTTTACAATTGCCTAATTAACTCAATCAATATGATTTCACATCAAGGTTGATTAAAACAATACCCACTGGTGGTCGACTTCATAACAAGCAAGTTAATCTATCTCTTTGCTTGCTTATATGATTTATTACCTTAACTAATGATAAATCTAAAACATGGAATTGTCCGATCAAGCATTGGTTGTCAATCAATAGCAAGAAAATGTCATTCACAGTCACTAATTTCAAAGTGAAACCTATATACAAGAAATCCAAATCATAATATCAAAATACCCCAAAAATACAAAGGGTTCCTTCAAACTCCCATAAACTATAAAACTCAGAGGTCTTACCTTTCCATGGTGATGAAGAAGATAAAATCCGACAATGTCCCTACCGATTATATGagagaaatgaagaaaatacCAATGGAAGAGAGGAGGGGGGAGGATTGGTAGGGTTTGAGATTTGAATATGCATAAAAGTAAAGacatgaaagtaaaggatagaAATGCAATCAAACGAAACGTTCTAGCTTAGAGGAATGGAATGTAATTTTGATCATTGAATTGTCAAAACATGATTTTAACTTCTTGCCTATGCCGAGACAAATTGATTAGAACTCTAACTAATCgtcctaattacctaattagCCGATATTAGTAGAAGAATCCGTTTTAAACACTTGAACTAATCGCATTAAAGTTTAGGAATTATACTAGGTTGAATGAATTAATTTACAATCTCCTAGTTAACTCAATTAGTAAGATTTCACATCAAGGTTGATTAAAACAATACCCATTGGTGGTCGACTTCATAACAAGCAAGTTAATCTATCCATTTGCTTCCCTATATGATGTATTATCTTAATTAATGATAAAGCTAAAGCATGGAATTGCACAATCAAGCATTGGTTGTTAATCAATAACAAGAAAATGTCATTCATAGTCACTAATTTCATAGTGAAACCTATATACAAAAAACCTAAATCATATTATGAAAATACtccaaaaaatacaaaaagttCCTTAAACTCCCCTAAAGTAGAAAACTCGGAGATCTTACCTTTCCATGGTGATGAAGAAGATAAAATCTGACAACACCTCTATCGATTACATGagagaaatgaagaaaatacaaatagaagagagaaaaaggggaagaaaatCGGCTAAAGGCCGATTGCGaagataattttgacctaaaaatAAAGAAGGGCTTTTATAAAAACTGCGATAGTACTACGACACTAGCccctaaaaaatataatttatatataaaagaaaggcttgaactcaaattaaaaaaatatcgttttaaaaaaaatgtacacTAACAAAATAATAGCTAATGAAAAATCTACATAAAGACGGCGTTGGATCTCCATGGGAACATGGGGACCTTATTTTCCGACGGAGAATCCATGCCCCAAATAGTAGGCATTGATGCCAAATTATGGATAGTTGAAATGCACATAACTTTCATATGACAccagaaatatatttttttgaatgTGAGAAGAGTGTGACCTGCAAAAGAGAAAACTTGCATACTGGTGTGGTTCTTGCCACATACACTTTGGTGCTTAAGTTAGAGAGTTAAATAGTGTGGAAGTGGGATTTTGAGTGTAGGATTCTAATTACCTCATATGAAGTCATAATCATGTATTTATAGAGATGATTGACCTAGGTTGTTCCCTTAGGATTCGGAAGTCAACTTAGGATAATTGTAACCTACCTGGGCTGAGGGGCATACCCAGTTTCATGTTTAACTAGGGTTGGCCGAGGACAAGCATCTCCCCCTAGACCTATTTTCGTCTTAGTGTGATACTTTGGGTCAGGGCATGCATGGAATATGCCTTCATTAGCTATCTTGCTAGTGTCACTCTCAGCCTTGGCCGAGAGCGAGGCCGAGCACATAAATTTAGGTTTTGACACAAACCCACCCTCCCCTAGACCCATTTTTAGTCCTAGAGTACTATTTTTTAGCTCAAACTTTGTTATTTCTTGAACCTTATTATTTCCATTCTTATTTTGTTGATTATAtcctttaataaaaaattactcATAATAGTAGGGATGGGATGCACCCCCGGCCCCTCCCTTCCGCAGGGAACCCTGCTTTTCAAAGGATGTTGCAATAATTGTCTAATCCCTTCTAATTTCTTCTGTGCAAATGAAATCGAACTATTGTTCTTTCTTTTCACCCACCAAAAAATATTAGTCTTCTGCAAAATACTTTGGAGATTTATTGGCTTTTGCTTAAGAAGCCCCAAAGCCAGTTTTCAtagttctttcttttttgttagTGTTATGCTATgttttaaagtatttatatacagttctttattattctttttttttttaaaaaaaaagaaagtattATATACAGTTAAATTGTTCTTATAATCTTATAATTCCCAGTTTAATttataatgaaatgaaattttatcatatattaacactaacttttatttttttaaaaataattctagTTATTCTCGgtatactatttttttaaagtacaataGAAATATGTCCTTGACTACCGAGCTACatatttatcttttgatttttaacgAATATGTTATTTACATATGTTCTTATTTCAATAgtaaattttcaatattaagaaattaattagcttcagtttgattttcattttgtaacTTTTTTAAGTAGACGGTTGGAATAGGGATTGAATCTTCGACCTTTAAGCTAGAAGACATGTCAATtatcataaatttaattatcgTTGAGCTAAACTCACTTtaacaatttcattttgtaatctaatattttataaaataaaatgtcatAGTATTTGTCCCTCtatttccttttatttcttttttttccttatcttGTCATGTATTTATGTATATCTCTTTGAACATTTTTGAACAGTTAATTAATACAAAATCTATTTTCCAATCACTCCAGTACTaagtataaaaaataaaaagtaaatatttttcTACTCATTTAAGAAATGCATATCATCAAACTTTACTACTATATCATTTTTCCATTAGGTCTCAACTTTACTACCAccatttagaaattaatttcaaactttaagtaccaattaaaaattaaattttgaaatccaaAATATCACTTAAGAACCAAACAGAAACTGATTTTATAGTTTTgaaaatctaaaaatcaaacATAGACGACtaagtttaaataaataaatctcatGACCCATTAATGAATTTTAccttaaaatagtatttttagAAGATAACTTCAATTTAATTCTGCTTTTAAGAGGGGATTTTACTTTACTTAATcgaatcaaaataataataataacaattgaTTCTTGATATAGctgaaaataatgaaattgagtccgtttgataattattttatttatgtttttaaaattaagcctatagacactactttcaaCCTTAAATTTCTTTCTTAGTTACCTATTTTTTACCagtggtttaaaaaaccaagccaaattttaaatactaaaaaaagtagcttttaaaaagggtaattgcaattggtaacatttttagaaataataaccaagtgtataacatcatttaaaaaaaaatgcaaatatagaaaaatctatcagcgatagaattctattgttgatagactcttattagtgatatggtctattactgatagacactatttaaatttggtcatatttgcaattttttttatattatgttatatctgctaatactttagGTCTAaagtctatatttgcaactgtcccttTTAAAAATATGCTTTTGTTGttggaatttggctaataattcaaccattatacttaaaaaaatagaaatcattataaaaaatgtagAAGAAATaaccttaattttaaaaaatctgaATAAGAAAACGAAATAACTATTAAACGGAACCTAAATGAAggacaagtttccaaaacaagattattattgttattgaaataTACTCATattatttaacatatatattattattacaaaACCGCTCTCTATATCGTACATAAACAAGACCTTCCCTAAAAAGCTTAAACACAATATAAATAGTTtcactcatccgttatgaaaagaaaaatattttgatgcATCCCAAACtatatctataatttttttctttgtcattgtaagaaatatatGGAGATGAGTGATAACTCAAACTGCACCCAGGTATTACCCTTACAGAAGAAACGAAAACTGTATCAAACCCTAAGCAGAAAAATACTAAGCTCAGGGCCTCCAACTCCATCTGGGTTAATCATGTAAAAAGCTTCTGAATCCTTAGAACCCACAACTCTCTCAAAACTAGCCCTCATGAACATCACTTCGCCTTCACCACATCCCTCCCCACTCTCAGGCAACACTCCAGCTCCAACCGTTATAGGCCCAATGGCTTTAAGAATCCTCCATTCTTCACCCCCACACTCGAACCTATGTGCAACTCCATACTTTTTCCCATTGCAATAAGCCCTCCATATTCCCTCCTCATTCAActtccccttcttcttccttttctctccTCTCTCGCACTCTAACGCGATCCTTGCCACCCCCGATGCCATCTCCCGCACGAGCGCTGTCGTCGGCATTGCTAGCTCCACTAAGAACATCGGCTTTGCGCTTCCCTCCGTCTGCACTGAGAAATGCACATGCCCTCGTCTGTGCCCGAATATTGTCCCCACGACTCGACATGATCGGCTCCTGATCCCCAGCAATGCGATGGCGGATCGGAGCTTGGAGACAGATACGGCGGCGTGTTTTTGTTTGGGAGGTTTGAAGGTTAGGATTTGATGGTCGTCTTCATGGTCTTGGCTATTATTATTGTGTTTGGTTTTGTTGAAGTTGAAATGGTATCTCcgggagaaggagaaggagtcGTGTGAAGATTTGGCCATGATTGTCTTCA
Proteins encoded:
- the LOC120068343 gene encoding protein MIZU-KUSSEI 1-like, which codes for MKTIMAKSSHDSFSFSRRYHFNFNKTKHNNNSQDHEDDHQILTFKPPKQKHAAVSVSKLRSAIALLGIRSRSCRVVGTIFGHRRGHVHFSVQTEGSAKPMFLVELAMPTTALVREMASGVARIALECERGEKRKKKGKLNEEGIWRAYCNGKKYGVAHRFECGGEEWRILKAIGPITVGAGVLPESGEGCGEGEVMFMRASFERVVGSKDSEAFYMINPDGVGGPELSIFLLRV